A part of Melittangium boletus DSM 14713 genomic DNA contains:
- a CDS encoding anti-sigma factor family protein, protein MMASHESEEVLTLFAADALEPSDEARVRTHLETCASCRREVDAQREVLGLAALPPPSAREQAVLEALPRTTVSVWRRNQVRQAARMRTTGGLLAVAAAVLLVLGPVARRDTTSVPASTPGEPSSAMAEDDTFSLEQWAMADPLSDALDEDDSGLDDLEDEAGAWDVEPDDFLYSSPFGESL, encoded by the coding sequence ATGATGGCGAGCCATGAGTCCGAAGAAGTGCTGACCCTTTTCGCCGCGGACGCCCTCGAGCCCTCGGACGAGGCGCGCGTGCGGACGCACCTGGAGACCTGCGCGTCCTGCCGCCGCGAGGTGGATGCCCAGCGGGAAGTGCTCGGGCTGGCCGCGCTGCCTCCCCCCTCCGCCCGGGAGCAGGCCGTCCTGGAGGCACTGCCTCGCACCACGGTGAGCGTCTGGCGCCGGAACCAGGTCCGCCAGGCCGCGCGCATGCGCACCACGGGGGGACTGCTGGCGGTGGCCGCCGCGGTCCTGCTCGTCCTCGGGCCGGTGGCGCGGCGCGACACGACGTCCGTGCCCGCTTCCACCCCGGGAGAGCCCTCCTCCGCCATGGCCGAGGACGACACCTTCTCCCTGGAACAGTGGGCGATGGCGGACCCGTTGTCCGACGCGCTCGACGAGGACGACTCCGGCCTGGACGACCTCGAGGACGAGGCCGGCGCCTGGGACGTCGAGCCCGATGACTTCCTCTACTCTTCCCCCTTTGGAGAATCGCTATGA